A region of the Deltaproteobacteria bacterium genome:
CTGTCTCCCTTTATCAATGATGAGTATCCGGACCGGGAAGCGGCCCTGGCGGATTTCTCCCGTTTTCTGCCGGATGAGGATGCCGGGTATGCCGGCCATACCGCCATCGATGTCACGGACCTGGTGCCGTTGACCACGTTCGGGTACAAGCCGGACAATGTCCGGCCGGTGTCCGACATGGCCGGCACCCGGGTGGACCAGGTGTATATCGGGTCCTGCACCAACGGAAGGATCGAGGACCTGCGGGTGGCGGCAAAAGTGATCAAGGGCGGCCGGATCGCTGATACGGTCCGGGCCATTGTGTCTCCGGCCACCCCCAAGGTATTTTCCCAGGCCCTGGAAGAAGGGTTGATTCAGGAGTTCATGGACGCGGGGTTCTGTGTCACCAACCCCACCTGCGGGGCCTGCCTGGGCATGAGCAACGGGGTCCTGGCATCCGGCGAGGTGGCGGCGGCCACCACCAACCGCAATTTCAACGGCCGGATGGGCAAAGGCGGCATGGTGTATCTCATGAGCCCGGCCACGGCGGCGGCCACGGCCCTGGCCGGCACCATTACCAATTCTTCCCTGTTTACCGGTCCGGCTCAGAC
Encoded here:
- a CDS encoding 3-isopropylmalate dehydratase, giving the protein LSPFINDEYPDREAALADFSRFLPDEDAGYAGHTAIDVTDLVPLTTFGYKPDNVRPVSDMAGTRVDQVYIGSCTNGRIEDLRVAAKVIKGGRIADTVRAIVSPATPKVFSQALEEGLIQEFMDAGFCVTNPTCGACLGMSNGVLASGEVAAATTNRNFNGRMGKGGMVYLMSPATAAATALAGTITNSSLFTGPAQTK